In Pseudomonas sp. R76, one genomic interval encodes:
- a CDS encoding winged helix-turn-helix transcriptional regulator, whose amino-acid sequence MQRKSLVSDECPIARSLERVGEWWSMLIMRDALHGLRRFDEFSRSLGIAPNMLTRRLNGLVEAGMLERRAYSERPPRYEYVPTPKGEDFRMVLMALVAWGNRHYAEEGTSVEVVERETGLPVQPMMATAAGALVALDECVVQAGPAASAGMRQRLNPA is encoded by the coding sequence ATGCAACGTAAGTCCCTTGTCAGCGACGAATGCCCCATCGCCCGTAGCCTTGAGCGCGTAGGCGAGTGGTGGAGCATGTTGATCATGCGCGACGCCTTGCATGGCCTGCGCCGCTTCGATGAGTTCTCGCGCAGCCTGGGCATTGCGCCGAACATGTTGACGCGTCGTTTGAATGGCCTGGTCGAGGCCGGGATGCTTGAGCGCCGCGCCTACAGCGAGCGGCCGCCACGCTACGAATACGTGCCGACGCCCAAGGGCGAGGACTTTCGCATGGTGCTGATGGCGTTGGTGGCGTGGGGCAATCGGCATTACGCCGAAGAGGGCACCAGTGTCGAGGTGGTGGAGCGCGAGACGGGGCTGCCGGTGCAGCCGATGATGGCCACCGCCGCAGGCGCCTTGGTGGCGTTGGACGAGTGCGTGGTGCAGGCCGGTCCAGCCGCCAGCGCAGGCATGCGCCAACGGCTGAACCCGGCGTGA